In Mangifera indica cultivar Alphonso chromosome 1, CATAS_Mindica_2.1, whole genome shotgun sequence, a single genomic region encodes these proteins:
- the LOC123195673 gene encoding uncharacterized protein LOC123195673: MDQQLKIFKADILEHDLSIREASSGSNFSSKSSCNDQKIKKRDNSREVELKIRGELENEIERNLEEEIKDGIYNLALRLHRLYVHKKERDAREAYGLYGDKKRKNKVLSEVNISIRMEGGTKIEIKEWRKEEDTDKGGRPWTPSTSENMQAMMLQKVSKHKKYDWANSLRSGTDPGAINKKNNRLLKTELGWKC, from the exons ATGGACCAGCAACTCAAAATCTTTAAAGCCGACATACTAG AGCATGATTTATCTATTCGCGAGGCATCTAGTGGATCAAATTTTAGTAGTAAGTCATCATGTAACGATCAAAAG ATTAAGAAGAGGGACAATTCTCGTGAAGTGGAGTTGAAGATTCGTGGAGaacttgaaaatgaaatagAGAGAAATCTGGAGGAGGAAATAAAGGATGGAATATACAATCTAGCTCTGAGATTACATCGCCTTTATGTTCATAAGAAAGAAAGGGATGCGAGAGAAGCATATGGGTTATATGGTGATAAAAAGAGGAAGAACAAAGTACTTTCGGAAGTAAACATAAGCATAAGAATGGAGGGAGGGaccaaaatagaaataaaagagTGGAGGAAAGAAGAAGATACTGATAAGGGTGGTCGGCCATGGACCCCTTCAACGTCAGAAAATATGCAAGCAATGATGCTTCAAAAAGTTTCTAAGCACAAGAAGTATGATTGGGCAAATAGTTTGCGATCAGGTACAGACCCTGGAGctattaacaagaaaaataatagattGCTTAAGACTGAATTGGGATGGAAATGTTAA
- the LOC123227968 gene encoding ATP-dependent 6-phosphofructokinase 5, chloroplastic, whose amino-acid sequence MEAICYSIAPKVTPTPLKNDFLRRNAFTPVILRSNGCYSTRICKRSRVSAKVQHSRELDFNKPDWKLKFQRDFEDRFNLPHITDIFKDAKPIPSTFCLRMRTPVNEDFADGYPSDEKWHGYINNNDRVLLKVINYSSPNSAGAECIDPDCSWVEQWVHRAGPREEIYFKPEEVKAAIVTCGGLCPGLNDVIRHIVITLEIYGVKNIVGIPFGYRGFCSEDLTPMPLSRKVVQNIHLSGGSLLGVSRGGPSVSEIVDSMEENGINMLFVLGGNGTHAGANAIHNECRKRRMKVTVVGVPKTIDNDILLMDKTFGFDTAVEEAQRAINSAYIEAHSAYHGIGVVKLMGRSSGFIAMHAALASGQIDICLIPEVPSSLHGPHGVLRHLKYLIDTKGSAVVCVAEGAGQNLIEKTNATDASGNIVLGDIGVHIQQEIKKYFKGLGVPADVKYIDPTYMIRACRANASDGILCTVLGQNAVHGAFAGFSGITVGICNTHYAYLPIPEVISYPRAVDPNSRMWHRCLTSTGQPDFV is encoded by the exons ATGGAAGCTATCTGCTATTCGATCGCGCCTAAAGTTACTCCTACTCCTTTGAAGAATGACTTTCTTCGCCGGAATGCATTCACTCCCGTAATCCTTCGATCCAATGGTTGTTATTCGACTAGAATATGTAAGAGAAGCCGCGTTTCCGCTAAGGTTCAGCACAGTAGGGAACTCGATTTCAACAAGCCTGATTGGAAGTTGAAATTCCAGAGAGATTTCGAGGATCGGTTTAATCTTCCTCATATAACCGATATTTTCAAAGATGCTAAGCCAATTCCTTCGACGTTTTGTCTCCGGATGAG GACTCCAGTTAATGAAGATTTTGCAGATGGTTATCCATCTGATGAAAAGTGGCACGGGTACATAAATAACAATGATAGGGTGCTTCTAAAG GTTATAAATTACTCGTCGCCCAACTCTGCTGGAGCTGAGTGCATTGATCCTGATTGCAGCTGGGTTGAACAATG GGTTCATCGTGCTGGGCCTCGAGAGGAAATATACTTCAAACCAGAAGAAGTAAAAGCAGCAATAGTTACTTGCGGTGGACTATGCCCTGGTCTCAATGATGTCATCAGACAT ATTGTCATCACTCTTGAAATATATGGTGTGAAAAATATAGTGGGGATTCCGTTTGGTTATCGTGGATTTTGCAGTGAGGATTTGACTCCTATGCCG CTATCTCGGAAAGTGGTCCAAAATATTCATCTTTCTGGTGGGAGCTTGTTAGGAGTTTCACGTGGTGGACCTAGCGTCAGTGAAATTGTTGACAGTATGGAG GAAAATGGAATTAATATGCTCTTTGTGTTGGGCGGAAATGGTACTCATGCTGGAGCCAACGCAATACATAATGAG TGCCGTAAAAGGAGGATGAAGGTCACTGTTGTTGGTGTGCCAAAAACCATCGACAATGATATTTTGCTGATGGATAAAACTTTTGGCTTTGACACTGCTGTTGAGGAAGCACAACGAGCAATAAATTCTGCATACATTGAG GCACATAGCGCTTATCATGGTATTGGAGTTGTGAAATTGATGGGTCGTAGCAGTGGATTTATAGCCATGCATGCAGCCCTTGCAAGTGGACAAATTGACATATGTTTGATCCCAGAG GTACCTTCCAGTTTACATGGACCTCATGGTGTTTTGAGGCATTTGAAATACCTAATTGACACAAAGGGATCAGCTGTGGTATGTGTGGCAGAGGGAGCTGGACAG AATTTAATTGAGAAAACTAATGCTACAGATGCATCTGGAAACATAGTACTTGGAGATATTGGTGTACACATCCAGCAAGAG ataaagaaatattttaaggGGCTTGGTGTTCCTGCTGATGTGAAGTATATTGATCCTACATACATGATCCGTGCATGCCGTGCAAATGCGTCAGATGGAATTCTATGCACTGTTCTAGGACAAAATGCT GTTCATGGTGCATTTGCCGGGTTTAGTGGCATTACAGTTGGCATATGCAACACTCACTATGCCTACCTTCCTATTCCTGAAGTTATTTCTTACCCTAGAGCTGTGGACCCTAATAGTCGCATGTGGCATCGTTGCTTGACTTCAACTGGTCAACCCGACTTCGTCTAA